TGGTGCCTACGACGGCCTGCTAAAGGATGTGGCACATACGCCACACATCGACCAGTTGGCAGAGGAGGGGATGTTGTTCAGAAAATGTTACGTGGCCAACGCACTCTGTGGTCCGAGTAGAGCGGCCATCCTGACTGGCAAGTATGGTCACAAGAATGGGATTACCTGGAATCGAAAAGGAACCTTCGACGGTTCTCAGCAAACCTTCCCAAAGATCATGAGGGCCAACGGTTATCAAACAGCACTCATTGGAAAGTGGCATTTGAAGTCGACTCCGACCGGCTTTGATTACTGGGAGGTGATGCGGGGGCAAGGTCGGTATTACAATCCCTTACTGCTTACAGGGGATATCGGTGGCCAAAATGACGAGCGAACTGTAACGGGCTACAATTCGGATATCGTCGGTGACCTGAGTATCGAGTGGCTGAAACATGGCCGGAGCAAAAGTAAACCTTTTGTACTGATGTCTCAATTCAAAGCGACCCATCATGGTTGGTGCCCAGGTCCGGAAGAATATGATCTTTATGATGGTATCGAGATTCCTGAGCCGTCCACTTTGTTTGATGACTTTTCTTATCGGGGAACGGCCATACGCGATCAGACGTTAACGCTGTATGAGGATTTGAGGGAAAGCCTTCTCATCGGCGACCCTGGCGAGCTAGGGCAACTGAACCCCGATCAACGTGTTGCCTGGGACGCCTACCGATCCAAGTTTACTACACCGTATAAAGCCATGAATCTTGACTGGAATGACCCTAGTAAAGAGCTGTCCCGGTTTAAGTACCAGGCACTCTTAAAAAACTTCCTGGCTGCTGGAGCCGGCATAGACAAAAATGTGGGCCGTATCCGCGCCTTTCTGAAAGAAAACGACCTGGCTGATAATACGATCGTCATCTACATGGCCGACCATGGCTACTTTTTAGGCGAGCACGGCTTTTTCGATAAACGCTTCATGTATGAGGAATCGATACGAACCGCTTTCATCGTTCATTGGCCAGGTATGGTGGAAGAAGGCGTTGTTAATGATGACGATATCGTATCCAACATTGATATCGCAGAAACGTTTCTGGATATTGCCGGAATTGAAATACCTGAGGATATGCAAGGCAGGAGTTTGGTCCCCGTGCTTCAGGGGAACACCCCCGAGGATTGGAGAAAATCTTTTCTTTATCAGTATTTTGAAATGGCCAATCATCACGTGTATCCACATTTCGGAGTCACCGATGGTGCCCACAAATTAATCTATTATCATGGCCAAAACGAGTGGGAGTATTTTGATCTGGAATCAGATCCTCAGGAACTGGTCAGTCAATACTATGTGCTAGAACATCAGGACACCATCCAGGCGCTCAAGAAAGAGCTGGTCCGTCTTCGTAAATACTACGAATCCAACGATCCTTCAGGACCTGATCTGAACAAAAAAGGCGTGTGGCCTTGGGAGAAGCGCTTGAAGCCGCTTTGATCCAGATCTCTATCCAACTCGTTCTATTCCTTAGGTAGAATATCGACGACGAGTGCCCGCGTTTCTTCCTCGTAGGGGTTGTGCCACCAATGCGTGTCGCCATCCTGTTCGAAGGCTACGCTGCCTGGACGATGGTGAATGGCCTTTTTGCCGCGGTATTCGACTGCGACTCCGGAGAGGATTAGGGCAAGTCCCGGACGGTCGTCGTGTTGATGAACGGCGACCTTGCCGCCGGGTTCGATGGTGATCAGACGAACGCGCGCCTGCTTGCCTTCGAGTTCCCGAACGGTTTTCAGGTCGACGGCGCCAATGAGCTCGGCGCTGATGTTGATGCTCTCGCTCGGACCCTCGTGGGCTAAGGCAGCATCGAGTTTCGTTTCAGCTTCTGGCACCACCGACTTTTGATGTTCGTGCGCATCAGCGTGTGCACGCGAGAGAATAAGCAGGGCTGCCGAGGAAAGGACGAGGGTAGTGAAGATGGATAGTTTCATGGAAGTCTTTGGTCGTTTTTGGAAATGAATAAAAAATAGCATATGACCTGAGGTCTTAACTTTTTACAACACCTTCCGTCTTCTGAGCCTCTTTCCCTATAGCACTTGCAAATCATTGGACCTGCGCGTTGTATTCGTAATCTCGTTGTTAAATCAGAAACCCAGTATTCCTGCCTAATTGAGTATGATCAAAAACCTACTATTACCTCTAGTCACCCTGGTTATGATTTCAGGTTGCGCGACACTGTCCGAAAAACCGGATCCTTTCGTGGGAGTATGGGAGATTCAATTTTCACAGTCTCCAGGAGGCAATCCAAACGCCACTCTGATGATTAAAAAGAAAGAAGGTGTCTACTCGGGTACTCTCTCCAATCCAACCGGCGAATACAAATTGAACGAATTGTCAATCGAAGCGAATGGTGTCTTAAGTGCTGGTATTAATTACCGGGGCTATTCTGTTGAATTGAGCGCCACCATGGATGGGAACTCAATTGCCGGACAAAACGATGTCCAAGGCAGGACTTTCGAATTCACAGGTGAGAAAGTGGAGTAGTATTTCTCTTACCTGAAAAAAAGTTATATAGTATTTTAAAGAATGAATCCAAAGCGTCATCCCTTTTCAATTGATACCCCTTGAGATGTCCCTACACTCGGTAGACTCTGTTTAAGATTCCTAAGCGATTGGTTTGTAGTAATCTTTCCAGCCTTCTCGGGGCTCTGGTCCGTCGAGGATTGCTTGGGCTCGGGCGTTCCCTCGAACGCGCTTCTTTTTGCGATCGAAGTCAAAGCTCTCATTCAAATACTGACAAGTAACTCCGAGATGCAGCAACTGAGTGAGTTCTCCGGAAATGCTAAAGGGTGAAGTGGTTTTCCCATTACCCAGGCAAGCCTGCACGAAATTCTCCTGGTGGCTCTGAGTCACTCTCGGCTGCTTCACGTACTCTGCGTATTCTTTCATGGTCACTCTTGGCAGCAGGTGTGACGGCTTCGCGTGACTGGCACGGTAAATGGCGAACTTGCCATCCTTGCGGTGGAGCAAGGTGGAGCCTGTTTCATCCAAGTTTGGATGCTGGCTCGATCCGTCTTCGCTCTTGTCCCAGTATTGTTCGTCCACGACTGGTTTGGCTCCGTAGCCGTCGGTCCAATCAAGGTCGACTGCCGGTAGGTTTTTCCCACGCTTCGGAAACTTCATGGATAGTTTGGAGAGTCGTGGAAAGATGATCTGATTGTGGTCTAGCATCTCCAGTTTCTCGACTCGATTAGGCAGGCCAAGTTTCAGGTAGTCGTGGACGAAATCAAGAATGTGGGCGCCCCAGTCTCCAAAGATTCCGCATCCGTATAGATAGAAAGCGCGCCAGGTCTGTGGATGGTATAAGTTGTTGAACGGTTTCATCTCAGACGGTCCACACCAGAGATCCCAATTCAAGGTTGAAGGGATTGCCTCTGCAGTGGGGTACTTCTCTATCCTCTGGTCCTTTTCATAGAACCAGATGCCTGGATGTTTGAAAGGTTTGAAGAACGCTTCGATCTTGTTGATGTCCTTGATCGCTCCGCCCTTTACGAGCTGCTGAAACTGGCTAGCTCCACCAGAGGTGTGTCCCTGGTTACCCATCTGGGTAACGAGCTTGTATTTCTTTTCGGCCTGTATCAACAATTCGGATTCACGGAATGTATGTGTGAGCGGCTTTTCTACGTAAACATGCTTTCCGCGACGCATGGCCTCTAGCGCGATTACAAAGTGCGTATGATCCGGTGTAACGACACTGACGGCGTCAATATCATCCCCCATGGTATCCAGCATCACACGAAAATCGTCAAAGCGTTGAACATCAGGGAAAGCGGCCAGCGTTTTCGCCGCGCGTTCGGAATTGTAGTAGTCGACGTCAGCAAATGCCACGGGTATGGCGTTCCCTTCCTTGCACAAACTTGTAATCACCGCGTTCCCGCGATTGCCTACTCCGACACAGCCTAGATTGAGCCGCTGGCTGGGTGGCACATTGCCTTCTGAATCTTTCTTACCCAAAGCCAGATAAGATGGCAAAACGGTAAAACTAAATGCGGATGCCGCTGATTTTCCAAGGAACTTGCGGCGCGAAACTTTGGAGCTTTTTTGCATGTGATGATGCTTACGGTTAGAGTGGTCATTGCTTTTGACAACACCTTTTTGCTTCTGAACCGTTTTACCAGTCGATCTGCATGCTCTGTATCAGGCAGGGTGTCTGCCACACCAGTCGTTAGTCTCCCTGTTCCCGTTTTGAGAAGAACGGATTTCGGTGCCATCGGTCTTGTATACAAATTCTAAATACCTGGGGTATCCACGTGGCAAAAGATCAATTTAATAAAGGCCATGAGTTCCTCCTGGCTTTATTCGTTTCATCATCTTTGATTCTGCCGGTTGTTTCGATCTTGTCTGTCTCCGCGGTTGCCTCCTTGGTCACCGCCTCGGTTCCCCCGTGCTTCGCGATTACGTCCACCACCTCCACCACGTCGGATTTGGGGAGGATTGTTTGGGTCGTAGTTAGGATTCACTTCTGGGAGGTCGGCACCGATGGCTTTGAGCCGACTGAAGAGTTCGGATTCCATGGCTGCTGCCAACTCGGGCTTTAACTTGGATAGGTCTTTGCTTTCTCGAAGGTCTGCAGCGAGATTATAGAGTTGGCTATCTTCCGTTTCGTAGAAATGGAGAAGTTTGTAGTCCCCTTTAATGAGCGTGGAATGAGGGGTGTCACCCTGGTAGTGAGGAAAGTGAAAGACGAGGCCTTCGCGGGAACGGGTAACCGGTTTATTTTCGCCTGCGAGTAGATGGGTGATGCTGCCGCCTTCGATGTTCTTAGGCAGCGGCTTATTATAACCGGCCCATTCGGCAAAGGTGTTGTAGAAATCGTAACCGACAACCGCCTGGTGCGACCAGGAGTTGGATTCAATACCAGGTCCACGGATAAAGAGAGGCACACGGATGCCGCCTTCGCGCACATCTCCCTTACCACCGCTCAGTGGGTTGCGACCTCCACCGCCACCCCCAGCGCCGTTGTCAGACATGTAAACGACGTAGGTGTTGTCGGCGATACCAAGCTCGTCGACTTTCGCCATGAGGAGTCCGATGCCTTCGTCCAGGTTCTCGCCGAGAGCAGCACGTCCAATTGAGCGTGCATTCCCATTTCGCATAAGCTTGCTGTATTTCTCGACCGTATTGGGTCTGGCGTTTTCCGGGTAGTGGAGCGCGTTGCAGGAGAGTTGGATGAAAAATGGTTTTTCTGCTGCGGTGCTTTTCTCCATGAAAGCCGCCGCTCGCTTTCCCATGCCAAAGATATCGACCGGGTTGTCACCTTTGTGTGGGGCCGCGTGTTCATTTCCGGTTTCACCGTCGCTTTCATCGTAGCCGTGGACTTCTGGGCCACCTCCATTGATATGCCATTTCCCATAGTGCGCAGTAGCGTAGCCTGCTTCCTGCAGCAGCTCGCCAATGGTGAATTCATCGTTGGTAATATTGCGGATATTGGGTGGAGGAATGAGTTTAAAACCGTCCGCAGCCGTATAAGGCCGGCTGGCCTTGGTCCAGTGATTCTGACCGGGGCTTTTACCATTCTGCAGACTGAGGCGGGTCGGGGCGCATACGGAGGCTGGGGAGTAGCCTTGACTGAAGCGCATGCCCTGTTCGGCCAGCTTTAGAAGGTTCGGAGTCTGGACCACCTCGCTTTTGGAGTTAGGGATGTCCGGGTGCATTTGTACGGACGTCTCGTTCCAGCCCTGGTCGTCGGACAGCATGAAAATGATGTTGGGCTTGTCCGAGGCCAAAAGGCAGAAGGCTAAAGGATGAAGGAAGAGTAAGAGTACTGTTGAGATGATTTTTTTCATATATAGAGCAGCTTGATGAGGTGAAATTAATCGGCGCCCTAGGCGAGGTCGCCCTACCTAATTCAAATAGAGGTAGGGAGCGATTGCCGTGGATATTGAAACATTTGATCAGGGAATGGATCAACTGAAACGCAGTTATTACTTGGTGTTGCCATTGGCATTGATTCTGGCTGTCAGTGGGGCTTGGTTGATCGCTCAACGTTCACTCAGGCCTGTGAACGCATTAACACGAGCTGTAGAAGGGGTGACAGAGGTTGGGTTAGATCAGCGCATTGAAGGTTCGGGGTATGAAACGGAGTTCCAGCGTTTGATCCGGATGCATAACGAGATGATGGGGCGATTGGAAAAGGCTTTTTATCAGGCGACCCGATTCAGCGCAGATGCCTCTCACGAATTAAAAACCCCTTTGGCCAGACTGCAGGCAGAAATAGAGGCGGCGCTCAAAAATGCCCCACAGGAATCGAGTGATCAACAGGTGTATGCAAGTTTATTGGACGAAATCGAACGATTGAAAGGCATTACGGAGAAGCTGTTGCTATTATCAACTTCGGATACGGGAAAGTTAAAGCTGACCTTAGAGCCGGTTAATCTGAGTGAAATGCTCAAGAACGTGGTGGAGGATTGTGAGGCGAGAGCCGAAGACCGGGCTATAGATGCTACTATCCCAGAAGATGTATTCGTAGAAGCAGATACAGTGTTGTTGGAGCAGGCGATCCAAAACCTGGCAACCAATGCCTTCCGTTACAGTGATCGATAAAGTGAAATTACGTTTTCACTAGAGGTGAATGGTGATCAGGTTTCCATCCGTGTCCAAAATTCAGGAAAACCCATAAGTGAATCAGACCAAGATCGAATTTTTGAGCGCTTCTACCGGGTGGATGCGGCCAGAAGAAGCCGGAAAGGGGGTGTGGGATTGGGCTCAGTTTATCTCGGGAAATCGTGCGAGCACATTCTGGAGATCTGTTTCTAGAAACGTCTGATTCGACGAAGACGGTCTTCGTTGTGGAGTTACCGGCTTAGAGCAAAGAGCCGAGGGGCTGGAACGACGTAATTTTTTTAACCGCTAATATACGCTTATGTTCGCTTAATTTTAATGTCATAAACCCGATCAACTAATACTGGCCGTTTAAGCGTACAATAAGCGTGGTTGAGCGGTTTGAACTGGACCATGAATGTGTCGGGACTTGGTCCCTCGGTACCCCGTGGCTTGCCTCGGGAAGTAGCATTTTTAAGGGTATCGGGTTCATTTGTATTTCAATCTAGGCCTCTACAGATCATCGATTAAGAGTAAGATTAAGATTAAGAGTAGGATTGAGCTTACTGCTTATCGATAGGCTGATGCATTTCGATCGGCGGGCCTTCGGTTTGGCCTTTGGTCCAATCCATTAGATTGTCCAAACGAATTTGACCGTGGGAGTAGTAGAGGCCGTCCAAGCTATTGAATTGCTTTTTATAGGCAGTTGAGCGACCTGCCTTCCAATTTGGGGTGGTCGGTTGGGGAAGAACGCTTTTGAAAAGCAGGTTGGCGGTTTCTTCGCCGATAAACTGATGGCCTTTGATAGACGGATGCACGTGATCAACCAGAATGCCTGATCCTATTACCATTTCTCCGGAAAAGTTTCTGAGTAGTGGCTGCAGGTCTAGAGATGGTATGTTGTTTGACTGGCAATAATCATTCACGAAAGTCCGCATGGATGGGAGTAGGCGCAGTGGACAAATGTCTTCGTTTAAGGCTTCTATAAAATGATGTTCAGCCTTTGCGAAGTTGGCCAAAGCCAGATAACAATGTGCGAGCGAGTAATGCGCCAAAGCAAAGGAGGGGTCCAGGTCGACGGCCCACCGGAGGCATTCAGCTGCTTTTGCTACATCCGTTTGATAGAGGTTCTCGGCCTGATTTACGTAATCTTGAAATGCCATCTCCTCCTCTTCACTTAGATCTGATCGGTGCTCAGACTTGAAGGGAGGTGTGTCTTTTAGGTTCGCAGGTGGGTTGAGCACAACGAGGGGGAGATCTGCTTCTTGAATAATCGTATGAATTCTTCGAATGTTGTCCTTAAAGTGAGCAATGACTCCTTCTCTCCATTGCGGATCGCGATGGTAGGCGCTTAGGCCTCTTTTGTAATCGAGGAAGGCATCTACTTCCAATTTAAGAGTGGGTTTTTTTAGGGATTCTTTCTTGGCTTTGGCTCCGGTGGCTGATTGATACAGGCTGTCCAATGCTTGGTAACTTGCCAGGCCCCGAAGAACTTTCACTGGACCGCCAAGAGATCGTGCGAGTGGTTTGATGGCGCCATAGGTACGTGCTTCGAGGAATTCGTTTTGCCCCGCGCAAAGGATTAGCAAATCGGGTTCGTAGTTCAGGCATTCTTTGAGGATAGGAACGAGTCGATAACTGGCGTAGGAGATGCCTCCGCAATTAACGACTTCGAACTTCTTATTTGGATGAGCGAGCTCCAAGTTGATCTGTAGCCACTTGGGAAAAGCGGTTTCGATCGAGTAGGGGCGACCTTGAACGGTTGACCCCCCTAGAACAAATATCCGAAACGTATCCGAATCTTTGTGACGTGTAAATCCGTCACTCACAAAGTAGGTACTCCTCTCCGGTCGTAGCTCGTATCGGTTAGCTTTTGAGTTGAGGGCAAATAATGGTTCCACCGCGCTGAACCCTATAAATGGATCTTCTCCCAAATCCTCACCACCAAACCCCGCCAACTGGAGTCCCCCTTCAATCAAAAGCACCAACAATATTCCAAACCCCACCGCCTGCAACCGTGTAAGCCAGCGAGAGACGGACTGTGGTTTTGCGTGGGGCATTTTGAAATGGAAGAAATGTAGCAATGGTGGTAACACCATTGGATCGATCAAAGGTTAACCGAAAGAGATCACTTCTATTGTCCATGATCTCACGATCATGGCTACAAATTATTTATAGCTGTTCCTTGAACCATTGGCGTGATGATTCGCGATTTTAAGAAACGGTTCTGCGAACCGTTTCTTAAAATCACTCATGTCTTAAAGCTTCGATGGGATCCAGCTCCGCCGCCTGTGACGCCGGATAGATGCCAAACGCAATTCCGGTCAGCCCGGAAATTCCAAAGGCGAGGGCTACCGACCAGGGAGTTATGATGGTGACCATGTCGGTAGAGGCCGAAACCAAAAGAGGAACCAGTACTCCTAGCAATACACCGATCGTTCCGCCCCCAATGGAGAGAACCACGGTTTCAATCAAGAATTGAGTGACAATGTCTTTCTTCTTGGCACCGAGAGCGCGACGCACACCGATCTCGCGTGTGCGTTCGGTGACAGTAGCTAGCATAATGTTCATGATGCCAATACCTCCCACCAGCAAAGAAATGGCTGCGATGGAGCCAAGAACGATGTTGAACATGCGCTTGGTGGCTTCCGCTTCGCGAAGGAGTTGTAGAGGAACGATAAGTTCAAAATCGTTTTGATTGTGGAAACGTTTGAGCAGACCCTTTATCTGTTGCTCTGCTGCAATGACCGATTCAGTCGTCTCCATCTTTACAATGATCTGGTGCAGTTCGACTTTTTCCGCACTGAAACTACCAGCGTTGCGTCGAATGAGGGTTTCTCCAAAACGGGTCCTTGCTGTGGAAAGGGGAATATAAACGTTGTTGTCGAGTGGTTCGCCCTCCATCTCGTCTTTTTGAGGTCGTTGATCAGCCGTGCCCGTTTCGTTGATCAAACCGACTACCTGATAATAAACATCCTTTACGCGAATTGTGGATTGAAGAGGTGACTGATAAGGAAATAGCCGAGCTGCGAGGCCTGAAGTGATTATGCAGACATTGCGCTGGTGTTTTTGATCGACCATCGTAAGGAATCTTCCTGCTACCAAATCCACTTTTTGCATGGCAGTGTAAGATGGCAAGGTGCCTATGACTTGGCACGGTTCCTGATTCCGATTAAAGCGCACGTTGTCCCGAATAATTCTCATGGGTAGCACGTTGCTTACGTTTGGGATCGTAAATTGTAGGCGTGAGGCGTCATCGTAGGTGAGACCGTATTCTATGCCAAAACTTTTCCCAGAGGTATTGTTGTCATCCTGCGATTCCGGAGGCTTGACGCTGTTGATAATGATGTTGGTCGATCCGAGTCGCTTGATGCGTTCCTGAGCCTCGTGGGAAGCGCCTTCACCAATTGCCAGCATGGCAATGACCGAGCAGACTCCAAAGATCATTCCCAGCATGGTCAGTCCCGAACGCAGCTTGTGCAAAAGCAAGCTCTTAACACCGAGTTTTACGGTGTTGAGAAGTTGGTGTTGGGTTAGGTTTAGTTGGAACATTTATAACGGGGCGCGAGGCCCAGCTTCGCCGAGGCTACGATGGGCAGGCTAGGGGCGTGGGACGGATAACAATGGTTATAGAAACAACCGCGGGTTAAAACTGCTCCTGTAGCTATAAATTCAAATATCATTTTAGGTGCGTTGTCGGTATTCGTCTTTATCGACCCGTCCATCTTTCATGCGGATGACACGATCTGCACGGTAGGCAATGTCGTCGTCGTGAGTGACCATGACGATGGTTTTACCCTGGCTGTTGAGTTCGTCGATGAGTTCAAGGACCTCTTTGCCGGTTTTAGAATCGAGGTTTCCAGTTGGCTCATCGGCCAGAATCATCAGGGGGTCATTGATGAGAGACCGAGCGATAGCCACGCGTTGTTGTTGACCACCCGACAATTGGGTAGGGCGGTGATCCAGTCGGTCCTTGAGGCCGACGAGCTCAGCGAGCTCTACGCATTTATCTTCGTAGTCCTTCAAGTTCACACCTTGGTAGAGCAAGGGAACTTGGATGTTTTCAATGACCGTCAATTGAGCGATCAGATTGTAAGATTGAAAAATGAAACCAAGGCGTTTTCCGCGGATAGCTGATAGAGTATCGTCATCCATGGTAGCGACATCCTCTCCTCCGAGATAGTATTCCCCTGAGGTCGGACGGTCCAAACATCCAAGGATATTGAGCATGGTAGACTTTCCGGAACCGGAGGGGCCCATGATGGCAACGTAAGATCCTTCTTTAATCGCAACATCGACTC
This genomic stretch from Opitutia bacterium ISCC 52 harbors:
- a CDS encoding sulfatase — protein: MKKIISTVLLLFLHPLAFCLLASDKPNIIFMLSDDQGWNETSVQMHPDIPNSKSEVVQTPNLLKLAEQGMRFSQGYSPASVCAPTRLSLQNGKSPGQNHWTKASRPYTAADGFKLIPPPNIRNITNDEFTIGELLQEAGYATAHYGKWHINGGGPEVHGYDESDGETGNEHAAPHKGDNPVDIFGMGKRAAAFMEKSTAAEKPFFIQLSCNALHYPENARPNTVEKYSKLMRNGNARSIGRAALGENLDEGIGLLMAKVDELGIADNTYVVYMSDNGAGGGGGGRNPLSGGKGDVREGGIRVPLFIRGPGIESNSWSHQAVVGYDFYNTFAEWAGYNKPLPKNIEGGSITHLLAGENKPVTRSREGLVFHFPHYQGDTPHSTLIKGDYKLLHFYETEDSQLYNLAADLRESKDLSKLKPELAAAMESELFSRLKAIGADLPEVNPNYDPNNPPQIRRGGGGGRNREARGNRGGDQGGNRGDRQDRNNRQNQR
- a CDS encoding cupin domain-containing protein, with translation MLFFIHFQKRPKTSMKLSIFTTLVLSSAALLILSRAHADAHEHQKSVVPEAETKLDAALAHEGPSESINISAELIGAVDLKTVRELEGKQARVRLITIEPGGKVAVHQHDDRPGLALILSGVAVEYRGKKAIHHRPGSVAFEQDGDTHWWHNPYEEETRALVVDILPKE
- a CDS encoding HAMP domain-containing histidine kinase, encoding MDIETFDQGMDQLKRSYYLVLPLALILAVSGAWLIAQRSLRPVNALTRAVEGVTEVGLDQRIEGSGYETEFQRLIRMHNEMMGRLEKAFYQATRFSADASHELKTPLARLQAEIEAALKNAPQESSDQQVYASLLDEIERLKGITEKLLLLSTSDTGKLKLTLEPVNLSEMLKNVVEDCEARAEDRAIDATIPEDVFVEADTVLLEQAIQNLATNAFRYSDR
- a CDS encoding cell wall metabolism sensor histidine kinase WalK, which produces MNGDQVSIRVQNSGKPISESDQDRIFERFYRVDAARRSRKGGVGLGSVYLGKSCEHILEICF
- a CDS encoding ABC transporter ATP-binding protein, whose translation is MISNPKTIIDIRNIIKIFQVGEIEVRALRGVDVAIKEGSYVAIMGPSGSGKSTMLNILGCLDRPTSGEYYLGGEDVATMDDDTLSAIRGKRLGFIFQSYNLIAQLTVIENIQVPLLYQGVNLKDYEDKCVELAELVGLKDRLDHRPTQLSGGQQQRVAIARSLINDPLMILADEPTGNLDSKTGKEVLELIDELNSQGKTIVMVTHDDDIAYRADRVIRMKDGRVDKDEYRQRT
- a CDS encoding SGNH/GDSL hydrolase family protein: MPHAKPQSVSRWLTRLQAVGFGILLVLLIEGGLQLAGFGGEDLGEDPFIGFSAVEPLFALNSKANRYELRPERSTYFVSDGFTRHKDSDTFRIFVLGGSTVQGRPYSIETAFPKWLQINLELAHPNKKFEVVNCGGISYASYRLVPILKECLNYEPDLLILCAGQNEFLEARTYGAIKPLARSLGGPVKVLRGLASYQALDSLYQSATGAKAKKESLKKPTLKLEVDAFLDYKRGLSAYHRDPQWREGVIAHFKDNIRRIHTIIQEADLPLVVLNPPANLKDTPPFKSEHRSDLSEEEEMAFQDYVNQAENLYQTDVAKAAECLRWAVDLDPSFALAHYSLAHCYLALANFAKAEHHFIEALNEDICPLRLLPSMRTFVNDYCQSNNIPSLDLQPLLRNFSGEMVIGSGILVDHVHPSIKGHQFIGEETANLLFKSVLPQPTTPNWKAGRSTAYKKQFNSLDGLYYSHGQIRLDNLMDWTKGQTEGPPIEMHQPIDKQ
- a CDS encoding ABC transporter permease, with product MFQLNLTQHQLLNTVKLGVKSLLLHKLRSGLTMLGMIFGVCSVIAMLAIGEGASHEAQERIKRLGSTNIIINSVKPPESQDDNNTSGKSFGIEYGLTYDDASRLQFTIPNVSNVLPMRIIRDNVRFNRNQEPCQVIGTLPSYTAMQKVDLVAGRFLTMVDQKHQRNVCIITSGLAARLFPYQSPLQSTIRVKDVYYQVVGLINETGTADQRPQKDEMEGEPLDNNVYIPLSTARTRFGETLIRRNAGSFSAEKVELHQIIVKMETTESVIAAEQQIKGLLKRFHNQNDFELIVPLQLLREAEATKRMFNIVLGSIAAISLLVGGIGIMNIMLATVTERTREIGVRRALGAKKKDIVTQFLIETVVLSIGGGTIGVLLGVLVPLLVSASTDMVTIITPWSVALAFGISGLTGIAFGIYPASQAAELDPIEALRHE
- a CDS encoding sulfatase, which translates into the protein MLRLLLLVVIIPAAFAERPNILFLFSDDHAWQSIGAYDGLLKDVAHTPHIDQLAEEGMLFRKCYVANALCGPSRAAILTGKYGHKNGITWNRKGTFDGSQQTFPKIMRANGYQTALIGKWHLKSTPTGFDYWEVMRGQGRYYNPLLLTGDIGGQNDERTVTGYNSDIVGDLSIEWLKHGRSKSKPFVLMSQFKATHHGWCPGPEEYDLYDGIEIPEPSTLFDDFSYRGTAIRDQTLTLYEDLRESLLIGDPGELGQLNPDQRVAWDAYRSKFTTPYKAMNLDWNDPSKELSRFKYQALLKNFLAAGAGIDKNVGRIRAFLKENDLADNTIVIYMADHGYFLGEHGFFDKRFMYEESIRTAFIVHWPGMVEEGVVNDDDIVSNIDIAETFLDIAGIEIPEDMQGRSLVPVLQGNTPEDWRKSFLYQYFEMANHHVYPHFGVTDGAHKLIYYHGQNEWEYFDLESDPQELVSQYYVLEHQDTIQALKKELVRLRKYYESNDPSGPDLNKKGVWPWEKRLKPL
- a CDS encoding Gfo/Idh/MocA family oxidoreductase, with the translated sequence MQKSSKVSRRKFLGKSAASAFSFTVLPSYLALGKKDSEGNVPPSQRLNLGCVGVGNRGNAVITSLCKEGNAIPVAFADVDYYNSERAAKTLAAFPDVQRFDDFRVMLDTMGDDIDAVSVVTPDHTHFVIALEAMRRGKHVYVEKPLTHTFRESELLIQAEKKYKLVTQMGNQGHTSGGASQFQQLVKGGAIKDINKIEAFFKPFKHPGIWFYEKDQRIEKYPTAEAIPSTLNWDLWCGPSEMKPFNNLYHPQTWRAFYLYGCGIFGDWGAHILDFVHDYLKLGLPNRVEKLEMLDHNQIIFPRLSKLSMKFPKRGKNLPAVDLDWTDGYGAKPVVDEQYWDKSEDGSSQHPNLDETGSTLLHRKDGKFAIYRASHAKPSHLLPRVTMKEYAEYVKQPRVTQSHQENFVQACLGNGKTTSPFSISGELTQLLHLGVTCQYLNESFDFDRKKKRVRGNARAQAILDGPEPREGWKDYYKPIA